One segment of Streptomyces sp. XD-27 DNA contains the following:
- a CDS encoding putative T7SS-secreted protein: MGLLDDIKDGASSVKNGIEDGIEYGVEKVEEGAEYAAEKTGEATEYVGDKVADGLEKVGADGAADWVRDKSRSAANYLGADVSELELGQTEDPKKLVYGSVSKINSTARHLRDFQKAFDKVGDGLKGLDSEHWKGKTANAFREEVSVKPKAWYKAADACEKAAKALESFAKTVKWAQGQAQQALEAYNKALKESAAAVKAHNAKIDAYNEAVKKGEDPGEKPGPFKDPGKAKAEAAQDKLDGARTQRNTAAAEARKKIKEAHDAAPPKPSLHERTEDRKHGIALDAEHFAGGIIKGTAGVIGFARSVNPTDPYNLTHPAEYATSLNNTAAGLYTAASDPVGTAKNLAHAFAKDPSEGFGRAIPEIFGAKGLGGVKAGVNAGKAARHLPGAKGPGRKSHSERPNENTEPPQSRKECGDPVDVATGKMFLPQTDVTLPGALPLEFKRQTESGFAVGRWFGPSWTSTVDQRLEIDAEGVIFISEDGLILAYPHPAPGVPTLPEAGPRWPLERDAHGDYTLTEPETGRVRHFTGPRGEENGGDGEARLEQISDRGGHRITFEYDSVGAPTAVVHSGGYTLKLTTADRRITALHLAGAGADGTDQELVRYGYTDGSLTEVVNSSGLPMSFEYDDERRVIAWIDTNGSRYDYVYDNLDRCIAQGGEAGHVALRFDYNGAAEHPGHRVTTVTTTEGAVSRYVVNERCKVVAETDPLGNTIRTEYDRFDRVVSRTDALGQTTGYEYDEAGHLTAITSPAGSRSTAEYNELGLPVALTGPDGATWYQTYDEAGRRTSATDPAGHTTHHAYDEMGHLAAVTDALGATTRVRCNKAGLPVEITDPLGGTTTYHRDGFGRPTTIVDPTGATTRLTWSVESKLTSRTAPDGSQERWTYDGEGNCVTHTDAIGGVTRYEYTHFDLMAARTGPDGVRYEFTHDASLRLTEVANPQGLTWRYEYDAASRLLAEKDFDDRRVAYTYDVAGRLATRTNPLGQTVTYERDAAGRTVSKDADGRVTTFAYDAAGRLMSASGPDAEVVYQRDRLGRVKAEMVAGRVLTHTYDALGRRTRRVTPTGAISTYAYDAAGNRTTLTAQGHTLASDHDATGRETIRRVGDTLTLTNTWDPLGRLTAQELTGASEARIQHRAYTYREDGHLTGMADHLNGPRTFDLDTAGRVTAVHAAGWTETYAYDEAGNQTQAAWPADHPSQDATGTRAYTGTRLTRAGSYRYEHDAAGRLMLRQKTRLSKKPDTWRYEWDAEDRLRQVTTPDGTRWRYLYDPFGRRVAKQRLDADDEVTEEVTFTWDGPTLVEETTTAPGLPNPVTLTWDHAGLRPITQSERITDATTQREIDARFFAIVTDLVGTPTELVAETGDIAWRTRSTLWGTTTWASNSTAYTPLRFPGQYFDPETGLHYNVQRYYDPESARYLSADPLGLTPAPNPATYVPNPHTWADPLGLAPCKRSLIGRLKSLFSREDSPSPTPGTPNSQPPRMLEPPNPGIDSVSHLYGPYHRLGSPTQTPEVTQQVLQSGELWGRASRWGGDEMVQAHNGPIPSSAPPGSFEFYTSVEPKPARNTPPGYVAWELGSEAGVNRVRSGGEDFASIPVFVTETR, encoded by the coding sequence ATGGGTCTCCTTGATGACATCAAGGACGGCGCCAGTTCCGTCAAGAACGGCATCGAGGACGGCATCGAGTACGGTGTCGAGAAGGTCGAAGAAGGGGCCGAGTACGCGGCTGAGAAGACCGGCGAAGCGACCGAATACGTCGGCGACAAGGTCGCCGACGGCCTGGAGAAGGTCGGTGCGGACGGCGCCGCCGACTGGGTCCGCGACAAGTCCAGGTCGGCGGCCAACTACCTCGGCGCGGACGTCTCCGAGCTGGAGCTGGGCCAGACCGAGGACCCCAAGAAGCTGGTCTACGGCAGCGTCTCGAAGATCAACTCCACGGCCCGCCATCTGAGGGACTTCCAAAAGGCCTTCGACAAGGTGGGCGACGGCCTTAAGGGCCTGGACTCGGAACACTGGAAGGGCAAGACCGCGAATGCCTTCCGGGAGGAGGTCTCGGTCAAGCCCAAGGCGTGGTACAAGGCCGCCGACGCCTGCGAGAAGGCCGCCAAGGCGCTGGAGTCGTTCGCCAAGACCGTGAAGTGGGCGCAGGGGCAGGCCCAGCAGGCCCTCGAGGCGTACAACAAGGCCCTGAAGGAATCCGCGGCGGCCGTCAAGGCGCACAACGCCAAGATCGATGCCTACAACGAGGCCGTGAAAAAGGGCGAGGACCCCGGCGAGAAGCCAGGCCCGTTCAAGGACCCCGGCAAGGCCAAGGCCGAGGCGGCCCAGGACAAGCTGGACGGGGCCCGCACGCAGCGCAACACCGCCGCGGCGGAGGCCCGTAAGAAGATCAAGGAAGCCCACGACGCGGCGCCGCCCAAGCCGTCACTGCACGAGCGGACCGAAGACCGCAAGCATGGCATCGCCCTGGACGCGGAGCACTTCGCCGGCGGCATCATCAAGGGCACGGCCGGTGTGATCGGCTTCGCCCGGAGCGTGAACCCGACCGACCCGTACAACCTCACGCACCCGGCCGAGTACGCGACCAGCCTGAACAACACCGCGGCCGGCCTGTACACGGCGGCCAGCGACCCGGTCGGCACCGCCAAGAACCTGGCCCACGCCTTCGCCAAGGACCCGAGCGAGGGGTTCGGCCGGGCGATCCCCGAGATCTTCGGGGCGAAGGGGCTGGGCGGCGTGAAGGCGGGGGTGAACGCGGGCAAGGCGGCGCGGCATCTGCCGGGGGCAAAGGGGCCGGGCCGCAAGTCCCATAGTGAACGCCCCAACGAGAACACGGAACCGCCCCAGAGCCGGAAGGAGTGCGGCGACCCGGTCGACGTGGCCACCGGGAAGATGTTCCTGCCCCAGACGGATGTGACGCTTCCTGGGGCACTGCCGCTGGAGTTCAAACGTCAGACAGAGTCCGGCTTCGCAGTGGGCCGCTGGTTCGGCCCTTCCTGGACGAGCACGGTGGACCAGCGGCTGGAGATCGACGCCGAAGGTGTCATCTTCATCAGCGAGGACGGCCTGATCCTGGCGTACCCCCACCCGGCCCCCGGGGTGCCCACCCTCCCCGAGGCGGGCCCACGGTGGCCATTGGAACGGGACGCACACGGCGACTACACCCTGACCGAGCCGGAGACCGGGCGGGTGCGCCACTTCACGGGCCCGCGAGGGGAGGAGAACGGCGGTGACGGAGAGGCGCGCCTGGAGCAGATATCCGACCGTGGCGGCCACCGGATCACCTTCGAGTACGACTCCGTGGGTGCGCCGACCGCCGTTGTCCACAGCGGCGGATACACGCTGAAGCTCACGACGGCGGACCGCCGGATCACCGCTCTCCACCTGGCGGGCGCCGGTGCTGACGGGACAGACCAAGAGCTGGTCCGTTACGGCTACACCGACGGAAGCCTCACGGAGGTCGTCAACTCCAGCGGCTTGCCGATGAGTTTCGAGTACGACGACGAGCGCCGCGTCATCGCCTGGATCGACACCAACGGCTCACGCTACGACTACGTCTACGACAACCTGGACCGGTGCATCGCCCAGGGCGGCGAGGCGGGCCACGTCGCGCTGCGGTTCGACTACAACGGGGCGGCGGAGCACCCCGGGCACCGCGTCACGACGGTCACGACCACAGAAGGCGCGGTCAGCCGCTATGTGGTCAATGAGCGATGCAAGGTCGTCGCCGAAACGGACCCACTAGGCAACACCATCCGCACCGAGTACGACCGCTTCGACCGGGTCGTGTCCCGCACCGACGCCCTGGGGCAGACCACCGGCTACGAATACGACGAGGCCGGTCACCTCACGGCGATCACCAGCCCTGCCGGCAGCCGCTCCACTGCCGAGTACAACGAGCTCGGCCTCCCGGTGGCGCTGACCGGCCCGGACGGCGCCACCTGGTACCAGACGTACGACGAGGCGGGCCGCCGCACGTCGGCGACGGACCCGGCGGGCCACACCACCCACCATGCGTACGACGAGATGGGCCACTTGGCCGCCGTCACCGACGCGCTGGGCGCGACGACCCGAGTCCGCTGCAACAAGGCGGGCCTGCCGGTCGAGATCACGGACCCGCTGGGCGGGACGACCACGTACCACCGGGACGGCTTCGGCCGCCCGACGACGATCGTGGACCCGACGGGCGCGACGACGCGCCTGACGTGGTCGGTGGAGTCCAAGCTGACCAGCCGCACAGCGCCGGACGGCTCGCAGGAGCGGTGGACGTACGACGGCGAGGGCAACTGCGTCACGCACACGGACGCGATCGGCGGCGTCACACGTTACGAATACACGCACTTCGACCTGATGGCGGCCCGCACGGGCCCGGACGGCGTGCGGTACGAGTTCACCCACGACGCGTCGCTGCGCCTGACAGAGGTCGCCAACCCGCAGGGCCTGACGTGGCGGTACGAATACGACGCGGCCAGCCGCCTTCTGGCGGAGAAGGATTTCGACGACCGCAGGGTGGCGTACACGTACGACGTTGCGGGCCGCCTGGCGACCCGAACCAACCCCCTGGGCCAGACGGTCACGTACGAGCGGGACGCGGCGGGCCGCACGGTCAGCAAGGACGCCGACGGCAGGGTCACCACCTTCGCGTACGACGCGGCGGGCCGCCTGATGTCGGCGTCGGGGCCGGACGCGGAGGTGGTGTACCAACGCGACCGCTTGGGCCGGGTGAAGGCCGAGATGGTCGCGGGCCGAGTCCTCACGCACACGTACGACGCGCTGGGCCGCCGCACGCGCCGCGTGACGCCGACCGGCGCGATCAGCACGTACGCGTACGACGCGGCGGGCAACCGCACGACGCTGACGGCGCAGGGCCACACCCTGGCCTCTGACCACGACGCGACGGGCCGCGAAACGATTCGCCGCGTAGGCGACACCCTGACCCTGACGAACACCTGGGACCCGCTGGGCCGCCTCACAGCACAAGAACTGACCGGTGCGTCCGAGGCCAGGATCCAGCACCGGGCATACACGTACCGCGAGGACGGCCACCTCACCGGGATGGCCGACCACCTGAACGGCCCCCGCACTTTCGACCTGGACACGGCGGGACGGGTCACGGCGGTCCACGCAGCAGGCTGGACGGAGACCTACGCCTACGACGAGGCAGGCAACCAGACCCAGGCAGCTTGGCCCGCCGACCACCCGTCCCAGGACGCGACGGGCACCCGCGCCTACACCGGCACCCGCCTCACCCGCGCGGGCAGCTACCGCTACGAACACGACGCCGCGGGCCGCCTCATGCTCCGCCAGAAGACACGCCTGTCGAAGAAACCGGACACCTGGCGCTACGAATGGGACGCCGAGGACCGCCTCCGCCAGGTGACCACCCCGGACGGCACCCGGTGGCGCTATCTATACGACCCCTTCGGCCGCCGAGTGGCGAAGCAGCGCCTGGACGCGGACGACGAGGTGACCGAGGAGGTCACCTTCACCTGGGACGGCCCCACCCTGGTGGAGGAGACCACCACCGCTCCGGGATTGCCGAACCCGGTGACGCTGACGTGGGACCACGCGGGCCTGCGCCCGATAACCCAGTCAGAGCGCATCACCGACGCCACGACGCAACGCGAGATCGACGCCCGCTTCTTCGCGATCGTCACGGACCTGGTGGGCACCCCGACGGAACTCGTAGCCGAGACGGGCGACATCGCCTGGCGCACCCGCAGCACCCTGTGGGGCACCACGACGTGGGCATCGAACAGCACGGCGTACACCCCCCTCCGTTTCCCCGGCCAATACTTCGACCCAGAAACGGGCCTGCACTACAACGTACAGCGCTACTACGATCCAGAATCAGCCCGCTACCTCTCAGCGGATCCGCTTGGCCTCACCCCGGCCCCTAACCCGGCGACCTACGTCCCTAATCCCCACACCTGGGCAGATCCGCTCGGCCTGGCACCGTGCAAGCGATCGCTCATCGGCCGGCTTAAGTCTCTCTTCAGCCGCGAGGACTCGCCATCCCCAACGCCAGGAACACCGAACTCCCAACCGCCACGCATGCTGGAACCGCCAAACCCGGGCATCGACAGCGTCAGCCACCTTTACGGCCCGTACCACAGACTAGGGTCACCCACTCAAACCCCTGAGGTTACCCAGCAGGTCCTTCAATCCGGAGAACTGTGGGGTCGGGCCTCTCGCTGGGGAGGAGACGAGATGGTCCAGGCCCACAACGGACCCATTCCGAGCAGTGCACCACCTGGAAGTTTCGAATTTTACACATCAGTCGAGCCGAAGCCGGCAAGAAACACGCCTCCTGGCTACGTAGCATGGGAGCTAGGAAGCGAAGCAGGCGTGAATAGAGTCAGGAGCGGCGGCGAGGATTTCGCCTCTATCCCTGTCTTCGTCACGGAAACGAGGTAA
- a CDS encoding RHS repeat domain-containing protein — protein MDAEDRLHQVTTPDGTQWRYLCDPFGRRVAKQRLNTDDEVTERRGGADRAVVQAGQDRRVEAVDRPYPSSRLDRA, from the coding sequence ATTGACGCCGAGGACCGCCTCCACCAGGTGACGACCCCGGACGGCACACAGTGGCGCTACCTGTGTGACCCGTTCGGCCGCCGAGTGGCGAAACAGCGCCTCAACACGGACGACGAGGTCACCGAACGGAGAGGGGGAGCGGACCGGGCGGTGGTCCAGGCGGGACAGGACCGACGGGTCGAGGCCGTAGATCGCCCGTACCCTTCAAGCAGGCTCGATCGGGCATGA
- a CDS encoding RHS repeat-associated core domain-containing protein, whose protein sequence is MAYGYDADGNLDAVTNSSGLPMRFTYDADGRIISWTDRNESTFRYVYDTNGRVVRTVGPDGYLSSTFTYDTHPETGDRVTRYTDSTGTTVLHLNEHLQVTAETDPLGNTTTQEWDPYDRLVSRTDPLGHLARYEYDQAGNLTAVTSPDGSHSTAEYNNLGLPVTLTGPDGATWHQTYDDVGRRTSVTDPTGNTTHYTYDENGHLTAVTDALGATTRIRCDTAGLPVEITDPLGGTTTYHRDAFGRPVAITDPMGATTRLTWSVEAKLTSRTAPDGSQEQWTYDGEGNCIAHTDAVGGVTTFEYTHFDLMTARTDPDGVRYEFAHDASLRLTEVANPQGLRWRYTYDAAGQLVSETDFDDRHVTYAYDAAGRLVARTNPLRQTVTYERDAAGRTVSKDAEGSVTTFVYDAAGRLLSAASPDAEVVYQRDRLGRITSESVAGRELRHTYDALGRRTQRVTPTGAVSTYAYDAAGNRKTLTSSGHTVTSAYDAAGRETIRGIGDALSLTNTWDPLGRLTAQTLTGADDASVQHRSYTYREDGHLTGLADQLSGPRTFGLDTAGRVTAVHAAGWSETYAYDEAGNQTQAAWPAAHPSQDATGARVYTATRLTRAGAYRYEHDAAGRLVLRQKTRLSKKPDTWHYAWDAEDRLRQVTTPDGSRWRYLYDPFGRRVAKQRLDADDRVVEEVTFTWDGPTLVEETTTSPGLPNPVTLTWDHAGVRPVAQTERITDATTRQEVDARFFAIVTDLVGAPTELVDETGGIAWRTRSTLWGTTTWAAGSTAYTPLRFPGQYFDPETGLHYNVQRYYDPETARYLSADPLGLAPARNPATYVSNPHIWYDSLGLAPECETVTVYRKQDTAYPQTMRLHVDGDGNVTLTGSGSLYVNMTGDISHSLTFKGDQLIAFEVPKSFVDEIAADSLPQRKPPGWEGSERDWNRARKIAPDQSDGPGLFGLPDNKKFGTNYHQMLMDAIIPGSGRIVDDF, encoded by the coding sequence ATGGCCTACGGCTACGACGCGGACGGCAACCTCGACGCGGTCACCAACTCCTCCGGCCTCCCGATGCGTTTCACGTACGACGCCGACGGCCGCATCATCTCCTGGACCGACCGCAACGAGTCCACCTTCCGCTACGTCTACGACACCAACGGCCGAGTCGTACGCACCGTCGGCCCCGACGGCTACCTCTCCTCCACCTTCACCTACGACACCCACCCCGAGACCGGCGACCGGGTCACCCGCTACACCGACTCCACCGGCACCACCGTCCTCCACCTCAACGAACACCTCCAGGTCACCGCCGAAACCGACCCCCTCGGCAACACCACGACCCAGGAATGGGACCCCTACGACCGCCTGGTCTCCCGCACCGACCCGCTCGGCCACCTGGCGCGGTACGAGTACGACCAGGCCGGAAACCTCACGGCGGTCACAAGCCCCGACGGCAGCCACTCCACCGCCGAGTACAACAACCTCGGCCTCCCCGTGACCCTGACCGGTCCCGACGGCGCCACCTGGCACCAGACATACGACGACGTGGGTCGCCGCACCTCCGTCACGGACCCGACGGGCAACACCACCCACTACACCTACGACGAGAACGGCCACCTGACAGCCGTCACCGACGCACTGGGCGCCACCACCCGCATCCGCTGCGACACGGCGGGCCTGCCCGTCGAGATCACCGACCCACTGGGCGGAACGACGACCTATCACCGCGACGCGTTCGGCCGCCCCGTCGCGATCACCGATCCGATGGGCGCGACGACGCGGCTGACCTGGTCGGTGGAGGCCAAGCTGACCAGCCGCACGGCGCCGGACGGCTCACAGGAGCAGTGGACGTACGACGGCGAGGGCAACTGCATCGCCCACACGGACGCGGTCGGCGGCGTCACGACCTTCGAATACACCCACTTCGACCTGATGACGGCCCGCACCGATCCGGACGGCGTGCGCTACGAGTTCGCCCACGACGCATCGCTACGCCTGACGGAGGTGGCCAACCCTCAGGGCCTGAGGTGGCGTTACACCTACGACGCCGCCGGCCAGCTCGTGTCCGAGACGGACTTCGACGACCGTCACGTGACCTACGCCTACGACGCGGCGGGGCGTCTCGTGGCCCGCACCAACCCGCTCCGCCAGACGGTGACGTACGAACGCGACGCCGCGGGGCGCACGGTCAGCAAGGACGCCGAGGGCAGCGTCACCACCTTCGTGTACGACGCCGCGGGACGCCTGCTGTCGGCCGCGAGCCCGGACGCCGAGGTGGTCTACCAGCGAGACCGTCTCGGCCGCATCACGTCCGAATCGGTGGCAGGCCGCGAGCTCCGGCACACGTACGACGCACTGGGCCGCCGTACACAGCGCGTGACCCCCACAGGCGCGGTCAGCACCTACGCCTACGACGCGGCGGGCAACCGCAAGACACTGACGTCGTCGGGCCACACAGTCACATCCGCCTACGACGCGGCGGGCCGCGAAACGATCCGGGGCATCGGCGACGCCCTCTCCCTGACCAACACCTGGGACCCGTTGGGCCGTCTCACGGCGCAGACGCTGACGGGCGCGGACGACGCGAGCGTCCAACACCGGTCCTACACCTACCGCGAGGACGGCCACCTCACCGGCCTTGCCGACCAGCTGAGCGGACCACGTACCTTCGGCCTGGACACGGCGGGCCGCGTCACGGCGGTCCACGCGGCGGGCTGGAGTGAGACATACGCCTATGACGAGGCGGGAAACCAGACCCAGGCCGCCTGGCCCGCCGCCCACCCGTCCCAGGACGCGACGGGCGCCCGCGTCTACACGGCCACCCGCCTCACCCGCGCAGGCGCATACCGCTACGAACACGACGCCGCGGGCCGCCTCGTGCTCCGCCAGAAGACCCGCCTGTCGAAGAAGCCGGACACCTGGCACTACGCATGGGACGCCGAGGACCGCCTCCGTCAGGTCACCACCCCGGACGGCAGCCGGTGGCGCTACCTGTACGACCCCTTCGGCCGCCGCGTCGCCAAGCAGCGCCTGGACGCGGACGACAGGGTCGTCGAGGAGGTCACCTTCACCTGGGACGGCCCCACCCTGGTGGAGGAGACCACCACCTCCCCCGGCCTCCCGAACCCGGTCACGCTGACGTGGGACCACGCGGGCGTCCGCCCCGTGGCGCAAACGGAACGCATCACCGACGCCACGACGCGGCAGGAGGTCGACGCCCGCTTCTTCGCGATCGTCACCGACCTGGTCGGTGCGCCGACGGAGCTCGTGGACGAGACGGGCGGCATCGCCTGGCGCACCCGCAGCACGCTGTGGGGCACGACGACGTGGGCGGCAGGCAGCACGGCCTACACACCACTGCGCTTCCCGGGCCAGTACTTCGATCCGGAAACGGGTCTGCACTACAACGTCCAGCGCTACTACGACCCGGAGACGGCCCGCTACCTGTCGGCGGACCCGCTGGGGCTCGCGCCTGCTCGCAACCCGGCGACGTACGTCTCCAACCCCCACATCTGGTACGACTCACTCGGCCTCGCTCCCGAGTGCGAAACCGTGACGGTGTACCGGAAGCAGGACACGGCGTACCCGCAGACCATGCGACTTCACGTCGATGGAGACGGGAACGTCACCCTGACCGGAAGCGGATCCCTCTATGTCAATATGACGGGAGACATCTCTCATTCGCTCACCTTCAAGGGCGATCAACTGATCGCCTTCGAGGTTCCCAAGTCATTCGTGGACGAGATTGCCGCCGACTCCCTTCCCCAGCGCAAGCCGCCCGGCTGGGAAGGGAGTGAACGAGACTGGAACAGAGCGCGTAAGATCGCACCCGACCAGTCCGACGGCCCAGGCCTGTTCGGCCTCCCGGACAACAAGAAGTTCGGAACGAACTACCACCAGATGCTCATGGACGCGATCATTCCCGGATCGGGCCGCATCGTCGATGACTTCTAG
- a CDS encoding IS110 family transposase, whose protein sequence is MTQRPPQVWAGIDVGKGHHWITVVDSDGDPLWNRKVINSESDILAAFGEAMGMSDHVTWALDLIDGPASLLLGVLANHGQNPRYVTGSKFAAFKKSFSGQGKTDLKDSYIIAEFARCLRRQTVPVPAPPRLTKELTLILAHRNGLSTERTRTINRMRALLTSIFPGLERSFDFAQSAGPLVLLSGYQTPAAIRRMGESRLTAWLAKRGVRKAAAIAEKAVTAAKAQESAASEEDLAAELVAELAQKITEMNSRLKELEKKVKELLSQHPQAPIVLSMPGFGGVLAAELLAAIGDISRFPTAGRLAVASGMAPVSRDSGSNTGNRLRPTQYSRPLQRAFFLSSQIACGTVGTWENEMYLRKYKGYTHDKGRHKKAVIAVARQRVSILWAMLRDGRLYEREYNPAKGQPKRSR, encoded by the coding sequence ATGACGCAGCGGCCACCACAGGTGTGGGCCGGGATCGATGTAGGAAAGGGACACCACTGGATCACGGTGGTCGACAGCGACGGCGACCCTCTGTGGAACCGCAAGGTAATCAATTCCGAGTCCGACATCCTGGCCGCATTCGGTGAGGCCATGGGCATGTCGGACCACGTGACCTGGGCTCTCGATCTCATTGACGGTCCGGCATCTCTGCTCTTGGGCGTCCTGGCTAACCATGGTCAGAACCCGCGGTACGTCACCGGCTCGAAGTTCGCGGCCTTCAAGAAAAGCTTCAGTGGCCAGGGCAAGACCGACCTGAAGGACTCCTACATCATTGCCGAGTTCGCCCGCTGCCTCCGACGGCAGACAGTCCCTGTGCCGGCGCCCCCCAGGCTCACCAAGGAACTCACGCTCATCCTGGCCCACCGCAACGGCCTCTCAACCGAACGCACCAGGACCATCAACCGCATGAGAGCCCTGCTCACCAGCATCTTCCCGGGGCTGGAACGGTCCTTTGACTTCGCCCAGTCCGCAGGGCCGCTGGTCCTGCTGTCCGGATACCAGACGCCGGCGGCCATCCGGCGCATGGGCGAGAGCAGGTTGACTGCCTGGCTCGCCAAGCGTGGCGTAAGGAAGGCAGCAGCCATCGCAGAGAAGGCCGTAACAGCCGCCAAGGCCCAGGAGTCAGCGGCCAGTGAAGAAGACCTGGCGGCCGAGCTGGTGGCCGAACTCGCCCAAAAAATCACGGAGATGAACAGCCGACTGAAGGAGCTGGAGAAGAAGGTCAAGGAACTTCTCTCCCAGCACCCCCAGGCGCCCATTGTCCTTTCCATGCCCGGCTTCGGCGGAGTTCTCGCGGCCGAACTTCTCGCGGCGATCGGCGACATCTCACGGTTCCCGACCGCTGGGCGGCTCGCTGTCGCGTCAGGGATGGCCCCTGTCTCTCGTGACTCCGGATCGAACACGGGAAACCGTCTGCGCCCGACCCAGTACAGTCGCCCCCTCCAGCGGGCATTCTTCCTGTCGAGTCAGATCGCGTGCGGAACCGTGGGGACGTGGGAGAACGAGATGTACCTACGCAAGTACAAGGGCTACACACACGACAAAGGCCGCCACAAGAAGGCCGTGATCGCGGTCGCCCGCCAGCGAGTCTCCATCCTGTGGGCCATGCTCCGCGACGGCCGGCTCTACGAGAGGGAGTACAACCCCGCGAAAGGGCAGCCGAAGAGGTCCAGGTAG
- a CDS encoding transposase has product MQVVTAQRRELIEVFTGLRPRQFQRLVRAVHRNGGRALDPDRPGRPWALPLEDRVLLVAMYCRTNLTMRQLAPLFGISPAAVGRMIGRHGPLLALAPGKHKPGRHHILIVDGTLVPTRDRTVSASSKNYRYSANLQVLIKADTRVVLAVGRPLPGNRNDCTAFAESGIKGACGTATVLADGGYQGTGVLMPHRRQAGQDRLPDWKEQHNTSHRRVRARVEHAFARMKNWKILRDCRLKGDGVWWATSGVAHMHNLALSH; this is encoded by the coding sequence GTGCAGGTTGTCACGGCTCAACGACGTGAGCTCATAGAGGTGTTCACCGGGCTCCGCCCGCGTCAGTTCCAGCGTCTGGTGCGGGCTGTCCACCGCAACGGTGGCCGGGCTCTGGACCCGGACCGGCCGGGCCGCCCGTGGGCACTGCCCCTGGAGGACCGGGTCCTGCTCGTGGCGATGTACTGCCGTACGAACCTCACCATGCGCCAGCTCGCCCCGCTCTTCGGGATCTCCCCCGCGGCCGTCGGCCGGATGATCGGCCGGCACGGGCCCCTGCTGGCCCTGGCCCCGGGCAAGCACAAGCCCGGACGGCACCACATCCTCATCGTGGACGGCACACTGGTGCCCACGAGAGACCGGACGGTGTCGGCCTCGTCGAAGAACTACCGGTACTCGGCGAACCTCCAGGTCCTGATCAAAGCGGACACCCGGGTGGTGCTGGCCGTCGGCCGCCCGCTGCCCGGCAACCGCAACGACTGCACCGCCTTCGCCGAGTCCGGCATCAAGGGGGCATGCGGCACCGCGACCGTCCTCGCCGACGGCGGCTACCAGGGCACCGGCGTCCTGATGCCCCACCGTCGCCAGGCCGGGCAGGACCGGCTGCCCGACTGGAAGGAACAGCACAACACCTCCCACCGGCGGGTACGCGCCCGCGTCGAGCACGCCTTCGCCCGCATGAAGAACTGGAAGATCCTGCGCGACTGCCGCCTGAAAGGCGACGGCGTCTGGTGGGCCACCAGCGGCGTCGCCCACATGCACAACCTCGCCCTCAGCCACTGA
- a CDS encoding DUF6531 domain-containing protein gives MKSLGGAHGKLKTHLTDVGDGLVKAGGGHKRHNEKVRDDFKGVKKPDVGDAPAGGKGGGGGKPSNSGGSKGGKQHVKPDSLRDAKSDPRRNGISLNKKTCKNDPVDVATGEMTLQQTDLTLPGALPLVLRRTHLSEYRFGQWFGRSWASTLDERLELDPMGVGAVWAREDGSLLTYPHLPRPGGETVLPWKAPASPSSTAVTTVRRPPTRSPTRTPGSPAPSPGVPTASRPRTG, from the coding sequence ATGAAGTCGCTCGGCGGCGCCCACGGCAAGCTGAAGACGCACCTGACCGACGTCGGCGACGGTCTGGTCAAGGCCGGCGGCGGCCACAAGCGGCACAACGAGAAAGTCCGCGACGACTTCAAAGGCGTCAAGAAGCCGGACGTGGGTGATGCCCCTGCCGGGGGTAAGGGCGGGGGCGGGGGTAAGCCGTCCAACAGTGGTGGTTCGAAGGGCGGGAAGCAGCACGTCAAGCCGGACTCGCTGCGGGATGCGAAGTCCGACCCGCGCCGCAACGGGATCTCTCTGAACAAAAAGACGTGCAAGAACGACCCGGTGGACGTCGCCACCGGCGAGATGACTCTGCAGCAGACCGACCTGACCCTCCCCGGGGCGCTCCCGCTCGTCCTGCGGCGCACCCACCTGTCCGAGTACCGCTTTGGGCAGTGGTTCGGTCGCAGCTGGGCCTCCACCCTGGACGAGCGCCTCGAACTCGACCCCATGGGCGTGGGCGCGGTCTGGGCACGCGAAGACGGATCACTCCTGACCTACCCGCACCTGCCACGACCCGGCGGCGAAACAGTCCTCCCCTGGAAGGCCCCCGCCTCCCCCTCGTCCACGGCGGTCACGACGGTCCGGAGACCACCTACCAGATCACCGACCCGGACACCGGGGTCACCCGCTCCTTCACCGGGAGTCCCTACCGCGAGTCGGCCGCGTACTGGCTGA